In the Malus domestica chromosome 16, GDT2T_hap1 genome, one interval contains:
- the LOC139193037 gene encoding uncharacterized protein, whose translation MAEENVSSADNASSSSPNLTQGVKNNPNQRLCLVLLNEFNYLPWSRAVSLVIGGRSKLGFINGSSEPPESVLPTYDAWHTTDQLFELFSYSKSSLLLWESVKDMYDSQNNSVHIFQLKQGDHSFVQQLGSMKSMWNELDMYRPHTIDSVVLLKRADEDKVFQLLASLGAEYEDLRSHLLMTQELPSFTTVCHAVQREETRRRVMNVEPKSNSKARVFMTNHKATGDRVLGKKADWKCSYCNMKGHFREKCWILHPELKPKFDREGRMIKNGKSGVTPKAFHSACSLTDGMANFSTNHVPLINEFATLLHKK comes from the coding sequence ATGGCAGAAGAAAATGTGTCTAGTGCCGACAATGCCTCATCCTCATCCCCAAACTTAACCCAAGGGGTTAAGAACAATCCAAATCAACGACTCTGCTTGGTACTACTGAACGAGTTCAACTACCTTCCTTGGTCAAGAGCTGTGTCACTTGTTATAGGAGGAAGATCGAAGCTAGGGTTTATCAATGGAAGCTCTGAGCCCCCAGAATCCGTTTTACCAACTTACGATGCATGGCATACTACTGATCAACTGTTTGAGCTTTTCAGCTACTCAAAGTCTTCCCTTCTCTTATGGGAGTCTGTCAAAGACATGTATGACAGCCAAAACAACTCAGTTCACATCTTTCAACTAAAGCAAGGTGATCACTCATTTGTTCAACAACTTGGAAGTATGAAATCCATGTGGAATGAACTCGATATGTATCGTCCACACACGATTGATTCCGTTGTGCTACTGAAGAGGGCTGATGAAGACAAGGTTTTTCAACTCTTAGCAAGCTTGGGAGCGGAGTATGAAGACCTGCGTAGTCATTTGTTAATGACTCAAGAGCTGCCCTCATTTACCACTGTGTGTCATGCAGTCCAGAGAGAAGAAACTCGACGAAGAGTGATGAATGTTGAGCCCAAATCCAACTCTAAAGCTAGGGTTTTCATGACAAATCACAAAGCAACTGGTGATAGGGTGCTTGGCAAGAAAGCAGACTGGAAATGTTCTTATTGCAACATGAAGGGACATTTTAGAGAAAAATGTTGGATTCTTCATCCGGAGTTAAAGCCTAAGTTTGATAGGGAAGGTAGGATGATTAAAAATGGGAAGAGTGGAGTCACTCCAAAAGCATTTCATTCAGCTTGTTCCTTAACTGATGGGATGGCCAATTTCTCAACAAATCATGTGCCCTTGATCAACGAGTTTGCTACTCTTCTTCACAAGAAGTAA
- the LOC114822268 gene encoding uncharacterized protein, with protein sequence MAITCWEIWKARCKGVFQSLIPSPARTIITIESNQSIFLEADQVNRAQRDSSGANIHGWQPPPPGIIKVNVDASRKKVDGFCHIGEVILDFDSQCLAVRRRRIRAITVQLGEVLGVLEGCCMARQMGFSHIVIESDSKGIIEWLNGCIEQGAWELFHVLGKIRSEGGSFVSYDWSWVLRSTNKAADYVASYTGAKMCDFV encoded by the coding sequence ATGGCCATCACTTGCTGGGAAATTTGGAAGGCCAGATGCAAGGGTGTCTTCCAATCTCTCATCCCTTCCCCAGCCCGTACCATTATTACAATTGAGTCCAATCAATCCATCTTCCTAGAGGCAGATCAAGTGAATAGAGCTCAACGAGACTCTAGCGGGGCTAACATACATGGGTGGCAACCTCCCCCTCCAGGGATCATAAAGGTAAATGTGGACGCTAGCAGGAAGAAGGTAGATGGCTTCTGCCATATTGGGGAGGTGATTCTGGACTTTGATTCCCAGTGCTTGGCAGTTAGGAGGCGGCGGATCAGAGCCATAACTGTCCAATTGGGGGAAGTGTTGGGAGTGCTAGAAGGTTGCTGCATGGCAAGACAGATGGGGTTCTCCCACATTGTGATTGAGTCGGACTCTAAAGGGATCATTGAATGGCTGAATGGATGTATTGAGCAAGGGGCTTGGGAATTGTTCCATGTTCTTGGTAAGATACGGAGCGAAGGTGGGTCCTTTGTTTCTTATGACTGGTCTTGGGTGCTAAGATCAACTAACAAAGCGGCGGATTATGTGGCGTCATATACTGGGGCGAAGATGTGCGACTTTGTCTAG